One Turneriella parva DSM 21527 genomic region harbors:
- the nuoK gene encoding NADH-quinone oxidoreductase subunit NuoK, producing MNDFLSVKALAVLGFILFAIGVMGVITRRNLIVVLMSIEIMLNAVNLLFVAFSRGFNDTHGQIMVLFVMAIAAAESAIGLALVIAFFRNSRSVSTDELQNLKDS from the coding sequence ATGAATGATTTTCTGTCGGTCAAAGCGCTCGCCGTTCTCGGCTTCATACTTTTTGCCATCGGTGTCATGGGCGTCATCACGCGCCGCAACCTCATCGTGGTGCTCATGTCGATCGAAATTATGCTCAACGCAGTGAACCTGCTTTTTGTCGCCTTTTCACGGGGCTTTAACGATACGCACGGCCAGATCATGGTTCTGTTTGTTATGGCGATCGCCGCCGCCGAATCGGCAATCGGCCTTGCACTCGTGATCGCGTTCTTTCGCAATTCGCGCAGTGTTTCGACCGACGAGCTGCAAAACCTGAAGGACTCATGA